The following are encoded together in the Bradyrhizobium sp. CCGUVB1N3 genome:
- a CDS encoding aminotransferase class V-fold PLP-dependent enzyme — MHLFKTISSDRRSILKGLAAAAVAPLAGPAMAAEGLPKAPTGLAIASDKAYWDAVRGLYAVTPDIVNLENGYWGVMPEPVRREFIRQTDMVNSQNSYYARQRFGADFEAVRVKVAEAVGAAPEEIALTRGATEALQLLIGGYNRLKAGDTVLYADLDYDSMQYAMNALKARRGVDVVKFDVPEPATRQAVLDAYTKAIEANPKTKLLLLTHVSHRTGLVMPIAEIARMAKAKGIDTIVDAAHSWGQLDFKVSELETDFVGFNLHKWIGAPLGVGFLYIKKDRLSEIDRDMGDEDYPEADIRSRVHTGTINFATVLTVPTAIALHQEIGAPAKQARLRHLRDSWVSRVRAFRDIEILTPDEAGSYGAITSFRLAGKTSKADNDAVVAKLRDGFRVHTVRRAGVAKGQCIRVTPALYTTEADLDRLVEALAVVTGTRAG, encoded by the coding sequence ATGCATTTGTTCAAGACGATCTCGTCCGACCGCCGGTCGATCCTGAAGGGACTCGCGGCCGCGGCCGTCGCGCCGCTGGCGGGGCCGGCGATGGCGGCGGAGGGATTGCCGAAGGCGCCGACGGGGTTGGCGATCGCCAGCGACAAGGCTTATTGGGACGCGGTGCGCGGGCTCTATGCGGTGACACCCGATATCGTCAACCTGGAGAACGGCTATTGGGGCGTCATGCCCGAGCCGGTGCGGCGCGAGTTCATCCGCCAGACCGACATGGTCAACTCCCAGAATTCCTATTATGCGCGGCAGCGCTTTGGTGCCGATTTCGAAGCCGTGCGCGTCAAGGTGGCGGAGGCCGTCGGCGCCGCACCCGAGGAGATCGCGCTGACGCGCGGTGCAACCGAGGCGCTCCAGCTCCTGATCGGCGGCTACAACAGGCTGAAGGCCGGCGACACCGTGCTCTATGCCGATCTCGACTACGATTCGATGCAGTATGCGATGAACGCGCTGAAGGCGCGACGCGGCGTCGACGTCGTCAAGTTCGACGTGCCGGAGCCGGCGACCCGACAGGCCGTGCTGGACGCCTACACAAAGGCGATCGAGGCCAATCCGAAGACGAAGCTGCTGCTTCTCACCCATGTCAGCCACCGCACCGGCCTCGTGATGCCGATCGCCGAGATCGCGAGGATGGCGAAGGCCAAGGGGATCGACACCATCGTCGATGCCGCACATTCGTGGGGGCAGCTCGACTTCAAAGTGAGCGAGCTCGAGACCGATTTCGTCGGCTTCAACCTGCACAAGTGGATCGGCGCGCCGCTCGGCGTCGGCTTCCTCTACATCAAGAAGGACCGCCTTTCCGAGATCGACCGCGACATGGGCGACGAGGATTATCCGGAGGCCGACATCCGCTCGCGCGTGCACACCGGCACGATCAATTTCGCGACCGTGCTGACGGTGCCCACCGCGATCGCGCTGCATCAGGAGATCGGCGCGCCCGCCAAGCAGGCCCGCCTGCGCCATTTGCGCGACTCCTGGGTGAGCCGCGTTCGGGCGTTCAGGGATATCGAGATCCTGACGCCGGACGAGGCCGGCTCCTACGGCGCCATCACGTCCTTCCGCCTCGCCGGCAAGACCAGCAAGGCCGACAACGATGCCGTCGTGGCCAAGCTCCGGGACGGCTTCAGGGTGCACACCGTGCGCCGCGCGGGCGTCGCCAAGGGGCAATGCATCCGCGTGACGCCGGCGCTCTACACCACGGAAGCCGATCTCGATCGCCTGGTCGAGGCGCTCGCCGTCGTCACCGGCACCAGGGCGGGTTGA
- the dapA gene encoding 4-hydroxy-tetrahydrodipicolinate synthase: MKFTPNGIHTALITPFTDADEFDEATFRSLIDFQVEEGASGLLVIGGSGEFVSLTPAERQRVVEAAVDQTAGRIPVTVGALAPGTREVQDTVCMAANAKADAVLVLPSYYIKASAVGIHEHFARVAGVADIPIVAYNNAGRTGLNLDIPILEKLAGIPNIVALKECERDLAVVAAKIAAIGDRIAVMSGDDDLGFPTFLLGSPGGIFMTANLVPAFHRQLFEATVKGDLAIARKAHCALLKLVAALYTANHPAPLKNAMCRMGHQVGKARAPLQPADPENLKLADIALQEIVSATAEWAKAA, encoded by the coding sequence ATGAAGTTCACTCCCAACGGCATCCACACCGCCCTCATCACCCCCTTCACGGACGCCGACGAGTTTGACGAGGCGACCTTCCGCTCCCTGATCGACTTTCAGGTCGAGGAGGGCGCAAGCGGCCTGCTCGTCATCGGGGGGAGTGGCGAGTTCGTCAGCCTCACGCCAGCGGAACGGCAGCGGGTCGTGGAGGCCGCGGTTGACCAGACTGCTGGAAGGATTCCCGTCACCGTCGGCGCTTTGGCACCAGGGACCCGCGAGGTTCAGGACACGGTATGCATGGCCGCGAACGCCAAGGCCGATGCGGTGCTCGTGCTCCCGTCCTACTATATCAAGGCCAGCGCGGTAGGCATTCACGAGCATTTCGCTCGCGTGGCTGGCGTGGCCGACATTCCGATCGTGGCTTACAACAACGCGGGCCGCACGGGTCTCAATCTCGACATTCCGATCCTTGAGAAGCTCGCGGGAATTCCCAACATTGTGGCGCTCAAGGAATGCGAGCGGGATCTCGCGGTGGTGGCGGCCAAGATCGCCGCCATCGGGGACCGGATCGCCGTCATGTCGGGTGATGACGACCTCGGATTTCCGACCTTCCTGCTGGGCAGCCCAGGCGGCATCTTCATGACGGCGAACCTCGTCCCGGCCTTCCATCGGCAGCTCTTCGAGGCAACGGTGAAGGGCGACCTCGCCATCGCCAGGAAGGCGCACTGCGCGCTGCTGAAGCTCGTGGCCGCTCTCTACACGGCCAACCATCCAGCGCCGCTCAAGAACGCGATGTGCAGGATGGGCCACCAGGTCGGCAAGGCGAGGGCGCCTCTTCAGCCGGCGGATCCCGAAAATCTGAAGCTCGCCGACATCGCCTTGCAGGAGATCGTCTCCGCCACAGCCGAATGGGCGAAGGCGGCGTGA